Part of the Aquarana catesbeiana isolate 2022-GZ linkage group LG12, ASM4218655v1, whole genome shotgun sequence genome, agaaaattttaaaaatttcttagaaaactccacttatctttcctgccgcagggttttctgtagtaaaccaacagacccaaatcttcacccttcacggtgggttccattaaaccttcaggagctggggatccgaGGAAATCCACCattctggacctgtaatagcatcccgccagtaaaactttatgaccttactaccaaaaagtactggatcccagggtccagctctctaaaacgagaagcgttacaggcaagaccttgtttctttggatacgagacccaggtaccattcaatttggccaaaaagacactttgcacggctagccccagcaaggattgttccagtggagctcagcccaGCACATCTTTACCCGTGACcaaaacagacactggcgaaaaaactgaggtactcccagtagtgggaggggttatatagggagtgcactttttgtgtcttagggcgtgccagtgtccatcacctgaaagtggcctataatagagctgggcaattttctccaaaaaaaaaaaaaaaaaaaaaaaaatatatatattttttgctgaaaatttgaatcgattttaactctattcaaatcaattttttccccagctctagcctataacccacatagtaactactatggctttgtgtccTGTGACGTACAATaagaaatgtagtttcaaaacatctggggtgccaaggtttgccatcactgtcatACGGTATGGTTTGAAgaattgaggaaaataatgaatccaTTGctacataaaatgtggaaaaagtgaaactctccgaatactttctggatgcactgtacaccTGCTGTTGTAACAAATTTACAGAGATCCGTACAGTCTTAAAAACCTTTGCCGAGAAGTGTATGATGCAATTTCATTTCTGATCTCTCCtgaatagggctgaaacaactaatcggttatgaaaatagttgtcaactattttcataatcgattattcggccagccgattatttggcctgcatacagaatgcattatttgtttacatatcaggaaatacagtgcagcacacatacagctcagtacaccatcatACATACACgtcaggaagtgcctgagaacttgtgaatgtgtgaggagcaatgcctcatggaacatatagttctgggcaggaagtgagtgggtctaaaagcagaagtttttttaccttgctataggggcacactatactataatttgcagctcgctattggggcactctaaaggcaggaggagccagaggcttcagtgggggaccccagaagagaagaatcggggctgctctgtgcaaaaccattacacagagcaggtaagtataccatgtttgttttaaaaaaaaaaaaaaatgactttaaagactgtgcagggaagatcagcatctgaacccagagaaggtggaggttgatagactggaggtaatagaaggcattactattacatttaaagtaaacttttacatggaggcagggcacattacaaggaggcagggcacattacatgtgccccggtgtgaatggggtctaaataaaaaatgtgatctccgagtctgatatttaccagattcaacctccaatagtatatatcTCTtcagtctgttattctcagagtggattagagattttgctccctaatcatatagttgatttatatttaccactgtttccccgaaaataagacctacaaggactttaactagggcttattgggggggggggggcttatattgcagccataacaGACAATCACATTAGGTCtcattttcgggggaaacagggtagttgccCGACTTTGACCCAATTCATTGGTTAGGCACATGTATGCTGTGCTGCTGGGAGGGAGGGCCCCTGGAGAAATTGAAGCCCAGACAGTCAGCATCACTTCACCCCACCCCCTCCCAATTGAcacaaaagaggggggggggggaaaaaaaaaaaacacccccaaacaCATTGGGCAAGTACCTTCTTTGTGGCATCACACTTCCATATCCTCACCAAGGCAAGGATGACGTTGCCACAGCCAACCCTTCCCCATGGCCCCCTGGGATACACATACATCCAGGAGGCTCCCTGCAGTCTGTGGTCTCATGTAGAAATAACCAGCTCCCAAATGCAAGATGCCAGAGAGAAGCAGACTTTATAGGCTGGTACGTATGAGCctaataaagtcagcagctaaagcaCTATTTTCTCATAGCCAAGTAAAGTTCATGTTTAATATTCAATTATACTGAAAGTGTGCTTGTACATCTTTAATGAATTTGGCAACATCAGCAACTAAAAATCCTATTGCAACTTCAGGAAAGGCAGACTGGATCAATGTATATGGGACATAAAGACCTTAACAATACGTTCAAAAAATTAAAATCACTTTATTTGTACACAACAATCAAACTCGTATTAACTTAAGCGTATATTACAGCATGCATATACAGAACACAACATACAGCCAGTCGGTCAAATGTCCTTTTCTTGGGTGTGCTTCTTGTATTGCTCAAGTAAATGCTTCTTGTATGCTGAAAGACAATATGCAGGTTACAAATCACACACCATGGATGACATCTGGAAATGCTGTGCTTTGACTGCCACCTAGGGGCAGACACTGACCATCTGGAAAGGCAGCTTGTATTGCTGGGCTAGGATTTCAGACTGGGTTATATTTAGACCTAAATTTACATATCTGTATGGCAAGATACAAAGTCTGCTCTACATAATTAAAAGTAAACAGCTGTCACTAGGGAGATGCAGAAAAATTCTCTCCTCAGCTAATGGCTCCTGGAAATCTTATTCATCTTAGCTCTACTATCCCTGAGGGTAAACCACCCCCCAGCCCACATTCCCACATTTATTATTTGACATAAAGATGTCCTAATTTCTGGTGAAGGCCCACAAGATGCTTACTTTACTCAGAGTAATCTCTCTCCTGGTCTTTTATGGAGTTTGCTTCAGCATACATGGCACCATTGCAAAGCAATCTTTTCAAACATTAAAAACTTATCTTTTCATGGGCCTTTACCTTTCATGTTAAAAACTGATACCattacctgtaaaatctttctATAATGGTTGCAGATAAAACTGAAACTAGCATACAATCCTAACTACTCTTAAAATTATTGTGTAGCCTGGTCCCAACACCAGATGAATAGATCACAATGTAGAAGGAGACCCAAGTCAGTAATATTTATAATAGGAAACCACTGTTCCCTAGAAGCGATTTTCGCAAACAGCGCATCGCTTGGAGGAGGGTGCTTGACATACAAATACAGTGTCCCACTATAACATTGAAGGAGTCCATTAGAATGCAGACATAACACTTACCTGTCTGATTCTGCCAGAGCTCTGCAGCATGTGCATTCAAGGGACTGTCGTTGTTTGGCTCTGAAACAGGACATTTTATTACGTTAAGATAAGAAAACCAGACATGCAATCGCTTGGCAGCTTGGAATGCATCTCTCAGAAACTGTGTGGTCACAAGCATCCACTACCCAGCtatattagggctcatgcacacagctgTAAAGGGGCTGTGCAGCATCCAGAGCCTGTGTAACAACTTCCAGGACATGAAGCGGCTGCATACAGCCACCTATAGACAACTAGATGCAGCTGTATGCAGTTATACTCTAGAGGTTGCATAAAGCACCCACATGGACATATGCTCTGATCATACACCATCAGTGTTTGGAGCCTATGTCCATATGTGTGGATGCTTTCTGTAACCCCAGGCAGGTAAGCTGCATCTGCCAACAGGTGGTTGTATGCAGCAGCTGCGGGTACTAGAAACATTTTTATGCAGGCTCTGGCTAGTATATGAGCCCTAAAGCTGAACGCCAGGCAGATTAGACTATTTAGCTTTAAGCACCttaaattttcttgtctttctgtaAAATGCCATGGACATTTGACAACTCACAGGGGCCGAGCCCAATTTCAACTTGTAATCAATTTGAAAAACTGACCTCATGTTGCAATCTGAATGTATCAATCTAAGCagttatgtagtacaagggcccaGTTGACTGGGTTTAGTAATGCTGCTGGCAGGAGATTGCATCAGACTGTAAAAAGTATGACCAGCTTAAAATGGGTCCTGAGGATGCCTGAAACTAGAGAAGCTGTAACAAGATTTGATGCTTCCTGTCAAAGGCTGACCTACCACCCTATATTGGCCCAACATAAGGAGGTGGCTTTTCAGGCAAGCCAGTTTTCAAGACTATTACGAAGTGCTAAAAAATACTTTATAACAAATTGTGCCACCAATCCTTATTTTCCGCCGAACTATTGCGGTCTCCTAAAGGCATGTGCAAGTACCACTAGGTGCCTAGATTGTGcccaaagcacaaaaaaataaaccACACACACCACTTTAGTGTGGAAAGGTTTTAAACCCAAGAGTAATTAGTTTATTGTTCCATATATACAGatttgtagacacacacacacacagctaatgtTATAAGACATCGCCAAGTAGAACCATTTCATCAGGCAGGTGCGGTAACCGCAATAAAAGGTACTGTAAAATTTGCATTCAGGGGGACCAGTGTCTACATCACatagaagtaccgtatttatcggcgtataacacgcacttttttcccctgatagTCAAGggaaaaatcgcgggtgcgtgttatatgccgatcccctgcgatcccccgctgactaaGCGATCGCCGGCCGCCGATTTGAAAAtggcggcgccgaaatacacagagctgatcctcggctcttctcggccactttcgacTCCACTCAagtgccgcccatatacagatagccgagtgtactcggctagctccgttcacagtcacgcccatcccaggcgggactatgagtggagccgaaagtggccgaaagtgacCAAGAGCCACCGAGAACCggctgtgtatttcggcaccattttcaaactgcagtgacactgacaagtcactgcagtttaactgcagcctgggcaaggctgcaaatggacaccaaggctgcaaatgacactggacaagcatgcagatggatgctgtgcaaggctgcattgaaatgtaagttttttccttataattcccctctaaacttggggtgcgtgttatacgccgataaatacggtacataaagGACATAAAAGATGGTCTCACCTCCAAGAAGGCTCTGTAAGGAGAGTAATATGGTCCGAACATCATACAGCGCTGACCATTTATCTTTTAGAATGTCCAAGCAGATGTTTCCATGACTGTCTACATTAGGGTGGAAGCATGGGGTAATAAACTTCACAGCTGGTGCATTGTAGGGGTAGCCACTTGGGAATTCCAGAGATAGCTTGTACCTCAAATTCTCATAAAcctaaagagaaaataaaatatacatatctCAAAAAGGAGTCAATGCAAGAACTGCATAAAGAGCATCTTTTTTAGCCAACTTAGGACCAGCACTTTTAACTCCTGGGCAGGAGGCTCCAGCAAATAGGTGCCAACAACCTGTCAACGCTATGAGAGGCTGGCAGCTGCTGTAAATGGACAATGTACTGCGTGGTTCACACATTTAGTGTTGTATGCGCCCAGGACAAATGCCTGGAACACAGCCGGTGTTGTGCGCATTAATCCCCAAGTACATACTACATTATATGCAAGTATGCAGCAAATTGTCCAGTCCTACTACAGGAATAAACCCCTTCATTAACAAAGGCAGCAGGCTTCCAGTTGTCACCAACTGCCCCATAAAGTCAACTTTCATTTAGGAGacattctagtgagcagcagccagtgacgtcgccggcacatgcgctctgaagataCAGCATACCTCTGCAGTTCTTTCAGAGCTGTGTGCCGTCAAGACTCCCCGGACACACCCGCAGAAGGGACATCGTGGCACGG contains:
- the UBE2C gene encoding ubiquitin-conjugating enzyme E2 C — protein: MASQNVDPAAANSAAQRKGRESGAQAARGSVGKRLQQELMTLMMSGDKGISAFPESDNLFKWIGTIDGAVGTVYENLRYKLSLEFPSGYPYNAPAVKFITPCFHPNVDSHGNICLDILKDKWSALYDVRTILLSLQSLLGEPNNDSPLNAHAAELWQNQTAYKKHLLEQYKKHTQEKDI